The following coding sequences lie in one Polluticoccus soli genomic window:
- the map gene encoding type I methionyl aminopeptidase — protein sequence MIHIRTKDEIELIRKSALLVTATLTEVANFLKPGITTLSIDQMAEQVIRDNGGVPAFKGYGPADNPFPYSLCISVNEVVVHGFPSDYVLKDGDIISVDCGVYMNGYYGDHAYTFAVGNVAPDVLKLMRVTKEALAKAVYEARENNRVGDISYAVENHTSKLNGFGVVRELVGHGVGKKLHEDPQVPNYGRRGDGKRLKEGMVLAIEPMINLGTHKVLTLEDGWTVVTADGKPSVHYEHTTAVRKNRGEALSNFAPIEAAEKANAELNSSYHTQSEVTA from the coding sequence ATGATACATATTAGAACGAAAGACGAAATTGAGTTAATAAGAAAAAGTGCTTTATTAGTTACTGCCACCTTAACAGAGGTGGCAAACTTTTTAAAGCCGGGCATCACTACGCTCTCTATCGACCAGATGGCAGAGCAGGTGATACGCGACAACGGTGGTGTACCTGCCTTCAAAGGTTACGGTCCTGCTGACAATCCGTTCCCGTATTCATTGTGCATTTCGGTGAATGAGGTGGTAGTACACGGTTTTCCCAGCGATTATGTGCTGAAAGACGGTGATATCATTTCTGTTGACTGCGGTGTATACATGAACGGCTATTATGGAGACCATGCCTATACATTTGCTGTAGGTAACGTAGCTCCTGATGTCCTGAAGCTGATGCGCGTTACTAAAGAAGCACTGGCAAAAGCAGTATACGAAGCGCGCGAAAATAACCGTGTAGGAGATATCTCTTATGCAGTAGAAAACCATACTTCAAAGTTGAATGGATTTGGCGTAGTGCGTGAGCTGGTGGGTCACGGTGTAGGTAAGAAACTGCACGAAGATCCGCAAGTACCTAACTATGGCCGCCGCGGCGATGGTAAGCGCCTGAAAGAAGGTATGGTGCTGGCTATCGAGCCAATGATCAATCTCGGTACGCATAAGGTCCTTACCCTTGAAGATGGATGGACCGTGGTAACAGCCGACGGCAAGCCTTCTGTACACTACGAGCATACAACTGCTGTACGTAAGAACAGGGGAGAGGCGCTGTCAAACTTCGCGCCGATAGAGGCTGCTGAAAAAGCAAATGCCGAATTAAACAGTTCTTATCACACCCAGAGCGAGGTGACCGCATAA